One segment of Setaria viridis chromosome 4, Setaria_viridis_v4.0, whole genome shotgun sequence DNA contains the following:
- the LOC117852760 gene encoding cinnamoyl-CoA reductase 1 has product MTPVDGGDAAAAEEEVVPAAPPGCGQTVCVTGAGGYIGSWIVKLLLERGYAVRGTVRNPDDAKNAHLRALPGAAERLELCRADLLDYDAIRAAVAGCHGVFHTASPVTDDPEQMVEPAVRGTRHVIDAAAEAGGTVRRVVLTSSIGAVAMDPNRAADAVVDESCWSDLDFCKATRNWYCYGKAAAEKAAWEAAAARGVDLVVVNPVLVQGPALQPAVNASLMHVLKYLDGSVSTYANAVQAYVHVRDAADAHVRVFEAPGAAGRYLCADAVLHREDVVRTLRKFFPEYPVPERCSDEVNPRKKPYKISNQRLRDLGLEFTPTAQALYETVICFQEKGILPVPAAAPALSSSPQP; this is encoded by the exons ATGACGCccgtcgacggcggcgacgcggcggcggcagaggaggaggtggtgccggcggcgccgcccgggtGCGGGCAGACGGTGTGCgtgaccggcgccggcgggtacATCGGGTCGTGGATCGTCAAGCTCCTGCTCGAGCGGGGATACGCCGTCAGGGGCACCGTGCGCAACCCTG ATGACGCGAAGAACGCGCACCTGAGGGCGCTCCCCGGCGCGGCGGAGCGGCTGGAGCTGTGCCGGGCCGACCTGCTCGACTACGACGCCATAAGGGCGGCCGTCGCCGGCTGCCACGGCGTCTTCCACACCGCGTCGCCGGTGACCGACGACCCG GAGCAAATGGTGGAGCCGGCGGTGCGGGGCACGCGCCACGTCAtcgacgccgcggcggaggccggcggcacgGTCCGCCGCGTGGTGCTGACGTCGTCGATCGGCGCCGTCGCCATGGACCCGAACCGCGCGGCGGACGCCGTCGTGGACGAGTCGTGCTGGAGCGACCTCGACTTCTGCAAGGCCACCAGGAACTGGTACTGCTacgggaaggcggcggcggagaaggcggcgtgggaggcggcggcggcgcgcggggtggACCTGGTGGTGGTGAACCCGGTGCTGGTGCAGGGCCCGGCGCTGCAGCCGGCGGTGAACGCCAGCCTCATGCACGTGCTCAAGTACCTCGACGGGTCGGTGAGCACGTACGCCAACGCCGTGCAGGCGTACGTCCACGtccgcgacgccgccgacgcgcaCGTCCGCGTCTTCgaggcgcccggcgccgccggccggtacCTCTGCGCCGACGCCGTGCTCCACCGCGAGGACGTCGTCAGGACCCTCCGCAAGTTCTTCCCCGAGTACCCCGTCCCGGAAAG GTGCTCTGACGAGGTGAACCCAAGGAAGAAGCCGTACAAGATATCGAACCAGCGGCTGAGGGATCTGGGCCTGGAGTTCACGCCGACGGCGCAGGCCCTGTACGAGACCGTCATATGCTTCCAGGAGAAGGGCATCCTGCCAGtccctgctgctgcccctgcccTGTCGTCATCCCCGCAGCCCTGA
- the LOC117852759 gene encoding phototropic-responsive NPH3 family protein NPY1 — protein MKFMKLGSKPDAFQTDGSDSRYVLSDLPSDIVVHVDDARFYLHKFPLLSKSSLLQRLIIEASQNGTDEVVIQDIPGGVKTFEICAKFCYGMVVTLNAYNVVATRCAAEYLGMTEDVEKSNLIFKMEVFLNSGIFRSWKDSIIALQTTDALLPWSEELKLVGRCIDSIATKATVNPSNVMWSYTYNRKSASSDEIVEARKSSHSVPKDWWVEDLCELDVDLYRRVMVAVKSRGRIPSDVVGEALKAYAARWLPECCDMLVDDVYTESYKHLLETIVWLLPSDKGSSGIPCRFFLKLLKVTVLIGAGELLKEELMDRIVLQLHKASVNDLLIPYKPPAQTIYDIQLVQTLISRYMRHAGVAEDGIFLNNLDQEMFETNVDNESLVALCKLVDRYLAEVASDPNLSVSSFVDLATSMPESARTTHDGLYTAVDVFLKLHPGLPKTEKRKICGLMDVKKLSKGACIHAAQNDRLPLRVVVQVLFFEQLRAAGAAASAAAGPNGSVARCMARLEEEEDDEDGGWKEGRALPEPPTPGALRKQLGSLKLAAADHGAGDDGRRLVARSSSVANQSSRLSLSSRSRRIFDKLWVGGAKLPGEATVGGKGSSDTSGSSQSPRSSAKPLESKSSSSSSRNRRYSVS, from the exons ATATGTGCTGTCGGACCTTCCGTCAGATATCGTCGTCCATGTCGACGATGCAAGGTTCTATCTGCACAAG TTCCCTCTTCTCTCCAAGAGTAGCTTGTTACAAAGGTTGATAATTGAGGCCAGTCAGAACGGCACTGACGAAGTTGTCATACAAGACATTCCTGGTGGAGTGAAAACCTTTGAAATCTGCGCAAAGTTCTGCTATGGCATGGTGGTGACCCTCAATGCATACAACGTTGTTGCTACAAGGTGTGCAGCAGAGTACCTTGGGATGACCGAGGATGTTGAGAAGAGCAATCTGATATTTAAGATGGAGGTGTTCCTGAATTCTGGCATCTTCAGAAGCTGGAAGGATTCAATCATAGCCCTCCAGACCACTGATGCACTGTTACCTTGGTCAGAGGAGCTAAAGTTGGTCGGAAGATGCATAGATTCCATTGCTACCAAAGCTACCGTTAACCCATCGAATGTAATGTGGTCATACACCTACAACAGGAAATCTGCATCCTCCGATGAGATAGTTGAAGCTCGCAAAAGCTCGCATTCAGTTCCCAAGGACTGGTGGGTTGAAGATCTGTGTGAACTGGATGTAGACCTATACAGGCGTGTCATGGTTGCAGTGAAGTCAAGGGGGAGGATCCCCTCTGATGTTGTTGGAGAAGCACTCAAGGCATATGCTGCTAGATGGCTTCCTGAATGTTGCGACATGCTGGTGGACGATGTCTACACTGAATCATACAAGCACCTCCTTGAAACAATTGTTTGGCTATTGCCCTCGGACAAGGGATCTTCAGGGATCCCATGTCGTTTCTTCCTGAAGCTGCTGAAAGTCACTGTCCTGATTGGAGCTGGAGAGCTCCTGAAGGAAGAACTGATGGATAGGATTGTCTTGCAGCTCCACAAGGCTTCAGTCAATGATCTTCTGATCCCTTACAAGCCTCCAGCACAGACaatttatgatattcagctagTTCAGACACTCATCAGTAGGTACATGAGGCACGCCGGAGTAGCTGAAGATGGGATTTTTCTCAACAACCTTGACCAGGAGATGTTTGAGACGAATGTAGACAACGAGTCTCTGGTAGCACTATGCAAGCTGGTCGACAGGTACTTAGCTGAAGTCGCCTCTGATCCAAATCTGTCAGTTTCAAGCTTTGTGGATTTGGCGACTTCAATGCCTGAATCTGCTAGAACAACACACGATGGATTATACACCGCTGTTGATGTGTTTCTGAAG CTGCATCCCGGCCTACCCAAGACGGAGAAGAGGAAGATCTGCGGCCTGATGGACGTGAAGAAGCTCTCCAAGGGGGCGTGCATCCACGCGGCGCAGAACGACCGGCTCCCGCTCCGCGTGGTGGTCCAGGTCCTCTTCTTCGAGCAGCTCCGCGCCGCGGgagccgccgcctcggccgcggcggggcccaACGGCAGCGTGGCACGGTGCATGGCGcgcctggaggaggaggaggacgacgaggacggcggctGGAAGGAGGGCCGCGCGCTGCCAGAGCCCCCGACCCCCGGCGCGCTGAGGAAGCAGCTGGGGAGCCTGAAGCTGGCGGCGGCTGACcatggcgccggcgacgacggccggcGCCTGGtggcgaggagcagcagcgtGGCCAACCAGAGCAGCCGGCTGTCGCTGTCGTCGCGGTCGCGGAGGATCTTCGACAAGCTGTGGGTCGGCGGCGCGAAGCTCCCCGGGGAGGCGACCGTCGGTGGGAAGGGGTCGTCGGACACGTCCGGGAGTTCGCAGAGCCCGCGGTCGTCGGCGAAGCCGCTCGAGTCCAAGTCGTCCAGCTCTTCGTCGAGGAACCGGCGGTACTCGGTCTcgtag